In Candidatus Delongbacteria bacterium, the following proteins share a genomic window:
- a CDS encoding DUF4180 domain-containing protein, whose amino-acid sequence MKIEKHKINDIYIAELISDNLIIQKNEDGIDLLGNLYYQGYDKVILHEKNITSDFFDLKNKMAGEILQKFSNYRVRLVIVGDFSKYTRKSLKDFIYECNNGKQVNFVSSLTDALKILAN is encoded by the coding sequence ATGAAGATAGAAAAGCATAAAATTAACGACATATATATTGCCGAGTTAATCTCAGACAACTTGATAATTCAGAAAAATGAAGATGGGATTGATTTGTTGGGAAACTTATATTATCAAGGTTATGACAAAGTAATTTTACATGAAAAAAATATTACATCGGATTTTTTTGATTTGAAGAATAAGATGGCAGGGGAAATACTTCAAAAATTCTCAAACTATAGAGTAAGGCTTGTAATTGTAGGAGATTTTTCAAAATATACGAGGAAAAGCCTTAAAGACTTTATATATGAATGCAATAATGGTAAACAAGTTAACTTTGTTTCTTCTTTGACTGACGCTTTAAAAATATTGGCAAATTAA